In one window of Lacticaseibacillus casei DSM 20011 = JCM 1134 = ATCC 393 DNA:
- a CDS encoding carbon-nitrogen family hydrolase: MTQLTLALAQIDIAFGQPEQNYQTVADAVAEAARKKADVVVLPEMWNTGYDLEHLETLADPDGLRTQTFLSDLARHYHLTIVGGSVATAENDHFFNRSLTLDAQGHLLASYAKAHLFRLMNEEKFITAGSKADHFTLAVPASVAICYDLRFPEWFRRMASDGTQLFFLPAEWPTPRLPQFAALLTTRAIENQAFVVAVNRVGQDPGNDFGGQSQVIDPFGKRLLQLDDQPQVGVVTIDLDQIAAARQQIPVFTDRRLELY, translated from the coding sequence ATGACTCAGTTAACACTTGCTTTAGCGCAAATCGACATTGCTTTTGGGCAACCCGAGCAAAATTATCAAACAGTGGCCGATGCGGTGGCCGAAGCAGCCCGAAAAAAAGCGGATGTTGTGGTGTTACCGGAGATGTGGAATACCGGTTATGACCTTGAGCATCTGGAGACGCTTGCCGATCCGGATGGCTTGCGGACGCAGACTTTTTTAAGCGATCTTGCGCGCCACTATCATCTGACGATTGTGGGTGGCTCGGTCGCCACGGCAGAAAATGATCATTTTTTCAATCGCAGTTTGACGCTGGACGCCCAGGGCCACTTGCTCGCGTCGTATGCGAAGGCGCATCTTTTTCGCCTGATGAATGAAGAAAAGTTCATTACTGCCGGATCCAAGGCTGACCACTTTACGCTTGCGGTGCCAGCCAGTGTGGCGATTTGCTATGACTTGCGGTTCCCGGAGTGGTTCCGCCGCATGGCCAGTGATGGCACGCAGCTGTTTTTCCTGCCGGCTGAATGGCCGACGCCGCGCTTGCCACAGTTCGCGGCGTTATTGACCACTCGCGCCATCGAAAATCAGGCCTTTGTGGTGGCGGTGAATCGGGTTGGGCAAGATCCCGGTAACGATTTTGGCGGGCAAAGCCAGGTGATTGATCCGTTCGGCAAGCGTCTGTTGCAACTGGACGATCAGCCGCAAGTCGGCGTTGTGACCATCGATCTAGATCAGATTGCGGCCGCGCGTCAACAAATCCCGGTCTTTACGGATCGGCGGCTGGAACTGTATTAA